From Anopheles coluzzii chromosome 3, AcolN3, whole genome shotgun sequence, the proteins below share one genomic window:
- the LOC120959244 gene encoding acid-sensing ion channel 4-A, whose product MVSVAKVRHKLWYLLHALCHDPKRLVRGIVLFICSIVVMYQLTDCFKKLCNPPISTHSRFDLNDTMLYPAITFCREPAYKSDIMAKYNLAMHPKYTNSFDRFPFDEASLEQLFNEATYNHSEFFIQHGLNGDTKNIEVMESLHLDMGRCYTLNPLTKTKHSWKEAGFSIMLRHDTNNTRVSVGDMPPGWHVFIHDETEGFAENRMQSSGRVEYLYLEANEEMEIRLSTQHFFMLASYENECVEFSSVSSTRCGEICHWKAVVDSVGCSGPWMPGLGIRDCDNPESTKQLIKLYRQLEDLDGTQCGCFQPCTTTIYTASVMNRKPFHISVPAAQLWVYYTSKMVTIVEEFHGYDFNQFVSDLGGSLGFLLGLSVLGLIGLLEKIVELVFIRRLLSEKRKKQADKEVASNDRAESTTAEQRTNTSNHSDEVTPPEKGSPTGAILS is encoded by the exons ATGGTTAGTGTCGCGAAAGTGAGACACAAACTATGGTACCTGCTTCACGCACTATGTCACGATCCGAAGCGTCTGGTGCGTGGGATAGTGCTGTTCATCTGCAGCATTGTCGTCATGTATCAGCTGACGGACTGTTTCAAAAAGCTGTGCAATCCTCCAATCTCAACTCACTCGCGGTTTGATCTGAACGACACCATGCTGTATCCCGCGATCACCTTCTGCCGCGAGCCAGCGTACAAGTCGGACATAATGGCGAAGTACAACCTGGCCATGCATCCCAAGTACACCAACTCGTTCGATCGGTTTCCCTTCGACGAGGCTTCGCTGGAGCAGCTGTTCAACGAAGCCACCTACAATCATAGCGAGTTTTTCATCCAGCACGGCTTGAACGGTGATACGAAAA ATATAGAAGTGATGGAAAGTTTGCACTTGGACATGGGACGGTGCTACACGCTAAATCCGTTAACCAAAACGAAGCATTCCTGGAAGGAGGCGGGCTTCTCGATCATGCTGCGGCATGATACGAACAACACGCGAGTAAGCGTTGGTGACATGCCACCGGGCTGGCATGTATTTATTCATGACGAAACCGAAGGATTTGCTG AAAATCGAATGCAATCGTCTGGTCGCGTGGAATACCTGTACCTGGAAGCGAACGAAGAAATGGAAATTCGTTTATCGACTCAGCACTTTTTCATGTTGGCGAGTTACGAGAACGAATGCGTCGAGTTTTCCTCCGTAAGCTCCACCAGG TGTGGAGAAATTTGTCACTGGAAAGCAGTAGTAGATTCGGTCGGCTGTTCTGGACCTTGGATGCCGGGGCTGGGGATTCGGGATTGCGATAATCCCGAAAGCACGAAGCAGCTTATCAAACTATACCGCCAGCTGGAAGATCTAGATGGGACGCAGTGCGGGTGCTTTCAaccctgcaccaccaccatctacACTGCCTCCGTGATGAACCGTAAACCCTTCCACATCAGTGTTCCGGCTGCACAGCTTTGGGTGTACTACACCTCCAAAATGGTCACT ATCGTCGAAGAGTTTCACGGATACGATTTTAATCAGTTCGTCTCGGATCTTGGAGGTTCGCTGGGATTTTTGCTTGGTTTATCTGTACTTGGGCTAATTGGGCTGCTGGAGAAAATTGTGGAGCTGGTCTTCATTCGTCGATTGTTGTCGGAAAAGCGCAAGAAACAAGCAGACAAGGAAGTGGCAAGCAATGATCGAGCGGAATCAACAACCGCTGAGCAAAGAACGAACACATCCAACCACTCAGATGAGGTGACACCACCTGAGAAAGGATCACCAACAGGAGCCATTTTGTcatga